The Planococcus liqunii genome includes a region encoding these proteins:
- a CDS encoding DUF4085 family protein, protein MRYFTKEWYDEMQVSGYLAYHESLEEWEEELVSYREEGIDYEENYRRNLEDMREDLLKFLPESFHPYIYDGTISHGFPPQDLRDMAKQWEQEHETRLETINEEYSKHYQSIKGELPAGAIQLMEQSLHDATVISVEKEAEDTLIIKLDCSKGFHYFTDIQLTFTGVAKADIPENFAGAWWLYNEIYLNEDRFELHVLFDSPMVEVEIIAQDVKIEVLES, encoded by the coding sequence ATGAGGTATTTTACAAAAGAATGGTACGACGAGATGCAGGTGTCCGGTTATCTGGCTTACCATGAATCGTTAGAGGAATGGGAAGAAGAGCTTGTTTCCTATAGAGAAGAAGGCATTGATTACGAAGAAAACTACCGACGAAATCTGGAAGATATGCGGGAGGACTTATTGAAATTCCTGCCGGAGTCTTTTCATCCATATATTTACGATGGCACCATCAGCCACGGCTTTCCACCGCAGGATTTGCGGGATATGGCAAAGCAATGGGAACAGGAGCATGAAACGCGGCTTGAAACCATCAACGAAGAATACAGCAAGCATTACCAATCAATCAAAGGCGAACTTCCAGCCGGCGCAATCCAGTTAATGGAGCAAAGCCTGCATGATGCCACAGTGATTTCGGTTGAAAAAGAAGCGGAAGATACCTTGATCATCAAGCTCGATTGCAGCAAAGGCTTCCATTATTTCACGGATATCCAGCTGACATTCACGGGCGTCGCCAAAGCGGATATTCCTGAAAACTTTGCCGGTGCATGGTGGCTGTATAACGAAATTTACTTGAACGAAGACCGCTTCGAACTGCATGTGCTGTTCGACAGCCCGATGGTTGAAGTGGAAATTATTGCACAAGATGTGAAAATCGAAGTATTGGAATCGTAA
- a CDS encoding alpha/beta hydrolase, whose product MPVNPKIKFFLEQMNTMPVSFEKITPEVMRSSENSALMAMQKEPVEKVEDRIIPLTGRDIPIRIYTPTGNAPFPALVFYHGGGWVLGSIESHDAICRELANLASCVVVSVEYRLAPEHKFPAAVEDAYESLEWIVAHAAELGIDPDRIAVGGDSAGGNLATVTCLIAKERSGPRLVHQLLLYPSTGSAAGTPSMDENGEGYLLTSDMMGWFQMHYLNSPDDRHHPYLSPILSNELEGLPPATILTAQYDPLRDIGAAYAEKLQDHGVEVYYKNYEDLIHGFANFSSFVPEARDAVAEGAQELKKAFS is encoded by the coding sequence ATGCCGGTAAATCCGAAAATCAAATTCTTTTTAGAACAAATGAATACCATGCCTGTATCGTTTGAAAAGATTACTCCGGAGGTCATGCGCAGCTCAGAAAACTCCGCATTGATGGCTATGCAAAAAGAGCCTGTCGAAAAAGTGGAAGACCGGATAATTCCCTTGACGGGGCGCGATATCCCCATCCGCATTTATACCCCGACTGGCAACGCGCCTTTTCCGGCACTTGTTTTTTACCATGGCGGCGGCTGGGTGCTCGGCAGCATTGAAAGCCACGACGCCATTTGCCGTGAACTCGCTAATTTGGCATCGTGCGTGGTCGTGTCAGTTGAATACCGCTTAGCCCCTGAACATAAATTTCCCGCTGCGGTAGAGGATGCCTATGAATCGCTCGAATGGATTGTCGCACATGCAGCAGAACTGGGAATTGATCCGGACCGCATAGCCGTCGGCGGCGACAGCGCGGGTGGAAACTTGGCAACGGTGACGTGTTTGATCGCCAAAGAACGCAGCGGTCCGCGCCTCGTCCATCAGCTTCTGCTGTATCCGTCAACAGGTTCGGCAGCCGGTACTCCGTCGATGGACGAAAACGGCGAAGGGTATTTGCTGACGAGCGACATGATGGGCTGGTTCCAAATGCATTATTTGAACAGTCCGGACGACCGGCACCATCCATACTTGTCGCCGATTTTGTCCAATGAACTGGAAGGCCTGCCGCCGGCAACCATTCTGACGGCCCAATACGATCCGCTTCGGGACATTGGTGCGGCCTATGCTGAAAAGCTGCAGGACCACGGCGTTGAAGTGTATTACAAAAACTACGAAGACTTGATCCACGGCTTTGCAAACTTTTCAAGCTTTGTTCCGGAAGCCCGGGATGCCGTTGCTGAAGGCGCACAGGAACTAAAAAAAGCTTTTTCATGA
- a CDS encoding M20 family metallopeptidase, whose protein sequence is MLTAELMKRLDAKEQRIIDIRRYLHEHPELSFEEEETAAYIEEFYKEVPVDSVVTNVGGQRGIVVTIKGSQPGKTIAIRADFDALPIQEETDLPFSSKNEGVMHACGHDGHTAYMLILAETLAELKDQLAGTVKVIHQPAEEMPPGGAIGMIQAGVLEGVDAVFGIHVMSTMETGCVFYRSGNTQTGRARFKLLVQGKGGHGSSPHMANDAIVAASSFVMNCQTIISRRMNPFDTAVVTIGSFDGKGQFNVIKDAVTLEGDVRTMSVESRELVEEEVRQFAKGLDASFGVETTLEYANDYPVLYNDPEATERVREALLQAAIPEVEAVTEVAPQPPSEDFAYYLKEKPGCFFYVGAKPEGKQWYPHHHPKFEIDEKSLLISAKAMAAVVGAYCGTGES, encoded by the coding sequence ATGTTAACTGCAGAATTAATGAAAAGGCTGGATGCGAAAGAACAGCGCATCATTGACATACGCCGCTATCTTCATGAGCATCCGGAGCTTTCTTTTGAAGAGGAAGAAACTGCCGCCTACATCGAAGAATTTTATAAAGAGGTGCCGGTTGATTCCGTTGTAACGAATGTTGGCGGACAGCGCGGCATTGTTGTAACCATCAAAGGCAGCCAGCCTGGAAAAACAATTGCCATCCGCGCCGATTTTGACGCGCTGCCAATCCAAGAGGAAACGGATTTGCCGTTTTCATCGAAAAACGAAGGGGTGATGCATGCCTGCGGCCACGACGGCCATACGGCTTATATGCTCATTCTCGCAGAAACTTTGGCAGAGCTGAAAGACCAATTGGCAGGAACCGTGAAAGTCATTCATCAGCCGGCTGAGGAAATGCCGCCGGGCGGTGCGATTGGCATGATTCAAGCAGGCGTGCTTGAAGGAGTGGATGCGGTTTTTGGCATCCATGTCATGTCGACAATGGAAACCGGCTGCGTCTTTTACAGAAGCGGCAATACACAGACCGGACGAGCCCGCTTCAAACTTCTTGTCCAAGGAAAAGGCGGCCACGGTTCTTCACCGCATATGGCCAATGACGCCATCGTTGCGGCGAGTTCATTTGTCATGAACTGCCAGACCATCATCAGCCGCCGAATGAATCCATTTGATACTGCAGTTGTCACCATCGGTTCGTTTGATGGGAAAGGGCAATTCAACGTCATCAAAGACGCCGTCACTTTGGAAGGCGACGTGCGGACAATGTCGGTGGAGTCCCGGGAGCTGGTCGAAGAAGAAGTGCGCCAGTTTGCTAAAGGGCTCGATGCGTCGTTCGGCGTGGAAACCACATTGGAGTATGCGAACGACTATCCGGTGCTTTACAACGATCCGGAAGCGACGGAGCGAGTCCGGGAAGCGCTCCTGCAGGCAGCTATTCCTGAAGTGGAAGCCGTCACAGAAGTCGCGCCGCAGCCACCGTCCGAGGACTTCGCTTATTATTTAAAAGAAAAGCCGGGCTGCTTCTTTTATGTCGGTGCAAAACCGGAGGGCAAGCAGTGGTATCCGCACCACCACCCGAAATTTGAAATTGATGAGAAGAGCTTGTTGATCAGCGCAAAAGCGATGGCTGCTGTGGTGGGGGCGTATTGCGGGACGGGTGAAAGCTGA